In a genomic window of Aggregatimonas sangjinii:
- a CDS encoding M20/M25/M40 family metallo-hydrolase yields the protein MMSIRLSRFKKFIPMLLCIQFVLVIGQAQESSPVAQKKYTKEIEKLSAKKVMQTAFSIIDAIDGQTTEDLIALTEIEAPPFKEGARATAFKTLLKQTELDTVWIDAIGNVIGLRKGADGDRVVVLDAHLDTVFPEGTDVTVKQKGDTLYAPGIGDDTRGLAMLVAISKAMNIAALQTKADIWFVGSVGEEGLGDLRGVKHLFRENAPKIASWIAIDGGAIGRVNNAGLGSTRYKAVFKGKGGHSWGAFGLANPHHALGYAITHFTKEAKKYIDEGPKTSFNIGRIGGGTSVNSIPFESWMEVDMRSVDAERLLEMDRIFKESMHAALEEYNASGVDDEISLELIKIGDRPSGELPETTPLVQRAIAATLFFDEQPRLTRGSTNGNIPISLGIPAVTLGRGGNGGGAHSLGEWWINENGTKAIKLALLIAMAEAGLGK from the coding sequence ATGATGTCGATACGGTTATCCCGCTTTAAAAAGTTTATTCCCATGTTGCTCTGCATCCAATTCGTTTTAGTTATTGGGCAGGCACAAGAGTCGTCACCAGTTGCACAGAAAAAGTACACTAAGGAAATCGAAAAACTTAGCGCCAAAAAAGTGATGCAGACCGCTTTTTCGATTATAGATGCAATAGACGGTCAAACCACCGAAGATTTAATCGCACTTACCGAAATAGAAGCTCCTCCTTTTAAGGAAGGTGCAAGAGCCACTGCCTTTAAAACGCTTTTAAAACAAACGGAGCTCGATACCGTCTGGATCGATGCAATTGGAAATGTCATCGGACTCAGAAAAGGTGCCGATGGAGACCGAGTGGTGGTTCTAGACGCACATTTGGACACCGTTTTTCCTGAGGGAACAGACGTTACTGTGAAGCAAAAAGGAGACACCTTGTACGCGCCGGGTATTGGCGATGACACGCGCGGGTTGGCTATGCTTGTGGCTATTTCCAAGGCGATGAATATTGCTGCCTTACAAACCAAGGCCGATATTTGGTTTGTGGGATCGGTAGGAGAAGAGGGTCTGGGCGATTTGAGAGGCGTAAAACATTTATTTCGAGAAAATGCCCCTAAAATAGCTTCATGGATCGCCATTGATGGAGGGGCCATAGGAAGAGTGAATAACGCGGGTTTGGGTTCTACCCGCTACAAGGCCGTTTTTAAGGGTAAAGGAGGCCACTCTTGGGGCGCATTCGGATTAGCGAATCCGCATCATGCCCTTGGTTATGCTATTACCCACTTTACTAAGGAAGCGAAAAAATACATCGATGAAGGACCGAAGACCAGTTTTAACATTGGCAGAATCGGTGGCGGTACGTCTGTCAATTCCATTCCTTTCGAGTCCTGGATGGAGGTTGATATGCGGTCGGTAGACGCCGAGAGGCTTTTGGAGATGGATCGTATTTTTAAGGAATCGATGCATGCGGCCCTGGAGGAATACAACGCGAGCGGCGTTGACGACGAGATATCCCTTGAACTTATTAAAATTGGTGATCGACCATCAGGAGAGCTACCGGAAACGACGCCTTTAGTGCAGCGTGCGATTGCAGCGACGCTATTTTTTGACGAGCAACCGAGATTGACAAGAGGTTCAACGAACGGGAATATTCCTATTTCGTTGGGAATTCCAGCAGTTACGTTGGGCCGAGGTGGAAATGGAGGGGGCGCTCACTCCTTAGGGGAATGGTGGATTAATGAAAACGGTACAAAAGCTATAAAATTGGCACTTCTAATTGCAATGGCAGAAGCTGGGCTAGGTAAATAA
- a CDS encoding AMP-dependent synthetase/ligase — translation MTRLFDLLYHQLNDNPIDKSLNVRDANGQWQSYSTAAFVETVEQAASGLLELGLEPGDKVALVVYKNRPEFVIMDFALQLVGMVSVPLYPTISVGEYEYILKEAEVKAAFCGGDDLFYKLSETQKKVPSLKQIFTFDQEPKASFWKTICNSTNSAAVESIKEGILADDLATIIYTSGTTGNPKGVMLTHGNVMHVVRETEPHMAAKAGDPVLSFLPLCHIFERAVSMVYIFKGTRVYFAGTDNLSGPDGDLAAVKPVTFATVPRLLEKIYEAIYNKGLSLEGAKKKIFFWALALTDSWEPNQKISFGQKLKWKIADKLIFSKWREALGGQVNAIVTGAAPCPVKIMRVFCAAGIPIREGYGLTETSPTLTVNTMEQDGVMLGTAGPAIAGVEIKIYASEGDYNEDEGEILAHGPNVMLGYYKKPEVNAQVFREIDKKRWFCTGDIGKLVKGPTGREFLKITDRKKELLKTSGGKYVAPAPIENRVKEEFLVEQMMVIGDKQKFVSALILPAEEALKSYCAKKEIPWTTMAEVIKHKKVIRRYQKIIDKYNPEFGHVEQIKKFRLLSSPWLPVHDNGAEAELTPTLKLKRRVIREKFQKEIASIYTD, via the coding sequence ATGACCAGACTCTTTGATCTTCTGTACCATCAGTTGAATGATAATCCAATTGATAAATCCCTGAATGTTAGAGATGCAAATGGCCAATGGCAATCCTATAGTACTGCGGCCTTTGTTGAAACTGTTGAGCAAGCCGCATCCGGCTTACTGGAACTCGGTTTGGAACCGGGTGACAAGGTAGCACTGGTGGTCTATAAAAATCGACCGGAATTCGTAATTATGGATTTTGCCTTGCAGCTGGTAGGCATGGTGAGCGTACCGTTATATCCTACCATAAGCGTTGGGGAGTATGAATATATTTTGAAAGAGGCGGAGGTAAAGGCTGCCTTTTGTGGTGGCGATGATTTGTTCTACAAGTTGAGCGAAACCCAAAAAAAAGTACCCAGCTTAAAACAGATATTCACTTTTGACCAGGAACCGAAGGCGTCCTTTTGGAAAACGATATGCAATTCTACGAATAGTGCGGCAGTTGAATCGATCAAAGAAGGTATTTTGGCCGATGACTTAGCGACCATTATTTATACTTCGGGTACCACCGGAAACCCGAAAGGGGTAATGCTGACGCATGGGAATGTAATGCATGTAGTTCGAGAAACTGAACCGCATATGGCGGCGAAGGCCGGGGATCCAGTGTTGAGTTTTTTACCCCTATGCCATATTTTTGAGCGGGCAGTATCAATGGTTTACATCTTCAAGGGAACCAGAGTTTATTTTGCGGGAACCGACAACCTAAGCGGACCAGATGGCGATTTGGCGGCCGTAAAACCAGTTACGTTCGCTACAGTACCTAGATTGCTTGAGAAAATTTACGAAGCGATTTACAATAAAGGATTATCCCTTGAGGGCGCAAAGAAAAAGATATTTTTTTGGGCGTTGGCACTAACAGATTCCTGGGAGCCTAATCAAAAGATATCTTTTGGCCAAAAGTTGAAATGGAAAATTGCCGATAAACTCATATTCAGTAAATGGCGAGAGGCATTAGGAGGTCAGGTAAATGCCATAGTAACTGGGGCGGCACCTTGTCCGGTAAAGATAATGCGCGTTTTTTGCGCTGCTGGAATTCCGATTCGCGAGGGGTACGGACTCACGGAAACGTCACCCACATTGACCGTCAACACAATGGAACAGGACGGGGTAATGCTCGGCACTGCCGGTCCGGCGATTGCGGGGGTTGAGATCAAAATATACGCTTCCGAAGGAGACTATAATGAAGATGAAGGTGAAATTTTAGCACATGGACCGAACGTAATGCTCGGTTACTACAAAAAGCCCGAAGTAAATGCACAGGTATTTCGTGAAATCGATAAAAAGAGATGGTTCTGCACAGGTGATATTGGTAAGTTGGTCAAAGGGCCCACCGGTCGTGAATTCTTAAAGATTACCGACAGAAAGAAAGAGCTGCTGAAGACTTCCGGCGGCAAATACGTAGCACCTGCACCTATTGAAAACAGGGTGAAAGAAGAATTTTTGGTCGAACAGATGATGGTCATCGGAGATAAACAAAAGTTCGTTTCGGCCCTCATTTTACCCGCAGAGGAGGCGTTGAAGAGCTACTGCGCAAAGAAGGAAATTCCTTGGACAACTATGGCCGAAGTTATCAAGCATAAGAAAGTGATTAGGCGTTATCAAAAAATTATAGATAAATACAATCCCGAATTCGGTCATGTCGAACAAATCAAAAAGTTTCGATTGCTATCCAGTCCGTGGTTGCCTGTTCATGACAACGGCGCAGAGGCCGAATTGACACCCACATTGAAGCTGAAACGACGTGTCATTCGCGAAAAATTCCAAAAAGAAATCGCGAGTATCTATACAGATTGA
- a CDS encoding MaoC family dehydratase — MAKLEPDSFQEFRELEGKELPTGDWLSVTQDMINDFAKATMDFQWIHVDVEKAEKYSPFKKPVAHGFMSVSLLAKMLGDVIKVKSVQMGVNYGLNKVRFPAPVLVDSRLRLVSRISNIEEYGDTGLKITWNCTVEMEGSEKPACAAEFLSLMFE; from the coding sequence ATGGCAAAATTAGAACCAGATAGTTTTCAGGAATTTAGAGAGTTGGAAGGCAAGGAACTTCCAACAGGAGATTGGCTATCCGTAACCCAGGACATGATCAATGATTTTGCAAAAGCCACCATGGATTTTCAATGGATTCATGTGGATGTGGAAAAAGCAGAGAAATATTCCCCCTTTAAAAAGCCTGTTGCCCACGGCTTTATGTCGGTTTCCCTGTTGGCTAAAATGCTGGGTGATGTCATTAAAGTAAAGTCGGTACAAATGGGCGTAAACTACGGTTTGAATAAAGTCCGTTTTCCTGCACCGGTTTTGGTAGACAGTCGATTGCGACTAGTGTCCAGGATTTCGAATATCGAGGAGTACGGCGATACCGGATTGAAAATCACTTGGAATTGCACCGTTGAAATGGAAGGTTCCGAGAAGCCGGCCTGCGCTGCCGAGTTTTTAAGTTTGATGTTCGAGTAA
- a CDS encoding SDR family NAD(P)-dependent oxidoreductase: MRLKNKIAVVTGGSRGIGQAISELFAKEGATVIIVDLLPQGQKVADDINANGGKAEFHSVSVTDKMAIESLFAATNEKHGSLDILVNNAGITRDRTLEKMSEDEWDAVIDVNLKGVFLCTQAAAPYMKANKYGRIVSAASNVGLRGNFGQTNYAATKAGVIAMSKTWTMELGKHGITANAIAPGFTMTDMVDKIPQEHFAAIKESIPLKTVAQPIDIAYGYLYLASDEARFVSGICLTIDGGTSR, encoded by the coding sequence ATGCGTTTAAAAAACAAAATAGCAGTAGTGACCGGAGGGTCCAGAGGAATCGGCCAAGCAATATCGGAATTATTCGCGAAGGAAGGTGCAACGGTAATCATCGTAGATCTCTTGCCTCAAGGTCAAAAAGTGGCGGACGATATCAATGCCAATGGTGGGAAAGCCGAGTTTCATTCTGTTTCCGTAACAGATAAAATGGCTATTGAATCGCTCTTCGCTGCCACAAACGAAAAACATGGTAGTCTGGATATCCTTGTAAATAATGCAGGAATCACCCGGGACCGCACGCTGGAAAAGATGAGTGAGGATGAATGGGATGCTGTAATTGACGTAAATCTGAAAGGAGTGTTTTTATGTACGCAGGCGGCCGCACCTTATATGAAAGCGAATAAATACGGCCGAATTGTTAGCGCAGCCTCCAATGTAGGCCTGCGAGGTAATTTTGGTCAAACCAATTATGCGGCCACAAAGGCAGGAGTGATTGCAATGTCGAAAACATGGACGATGGAATTGGGTAAACACGGAATCACCGCGAATGCCATTGCCCCGGGTTTTACGATGACCGATATGGTAGATAAAATTCCCCAAGAACATTTTGCAGCCATAAAAGAAAGCATTCCCTTGAAAACGGTAGCCCAGCCCATAGATATCGCTTACGGCTATTTATACCTGGCGTCGGACGAGGCTCGCTTTGTTTCGGGAATTTGTTTGACAATCGATGGAGGAACTTCACGCTAA
- a CDS encoding NADPH:quinone oxidoreductase family protein, with protein MKAIRCKAYGPPSSLVLEEVDNLKPKAKEVLVSVKACGLNFPDTLIIQGLYQFKPDLPFTPGSDVAGIVKEVGEEVTHLKVGQEVFGFVAYGALAEEVVVPANACFPKPPQMDFPTAASFLMAYGTSYHALKDRAHLAEGETLLVLGASGGVGIAAVELGKLMGAKVIAAASTEEKLALCKEYGADETINYVAQDLKATIKELTEGKGVDVVYDPVGGTFSEPALRGTAWNGRFLVVGFAAGDIPKIPLNLPLLKGASIVGVFWGAFAMKNPKANMQNSMQLMQWHAEGKLKPHIHAIYDLADTAKALEEMTNRKVKGKLIVKV; from the coding sequence ATGAAAGCAATACGATGTAAGGCATACGGACCACCATCTTCTTTAGTTTTGGAAGAAGTTGACAACCTAAAACCAAAAGCCAAGGAAGTTTTGGTTAGTGTTAAAGCGTGCGGACTGAACTTTCCCGATACGCTTATCATCCAGGGTTTATATCAGTTCAAACCGGATTTGCCCTTTACGCCTGGCAGCGATGTTGCCGGTATCGTTAAGGAAGTAGGCGAAGAGGTAACGCATTTAAAAGTGGGGCAGGAAGTTTTTGGATTTGTGGCCTACGGTGCTTTGGCCGAAGAAGTAGTAGTTCCCGCCAACGCTTGTTTTCCAAAACCGCCTCAAATGGATTTTCCAACTGCCGCCTCTTTTCTGATGGCCTACGGGACCTCTTATCATGCCCTAAAAGATAGAGCACATTTGGCCGAGGGGGAAACGCTATTGGTTTTGGGTGCCTCCGGTGGGGTCGGAATAGCAGCTGTAGAACTGGGTAAATTGATGGGTGCAAAAGTAATCGCTGCCGCTTCCACCGAAGAAAAGTTAGCCTTATGTAAAGAATATGGTGCGGATGAAACAATCAATTATGTCGCTCAAGATTTAAAGGCTACCATTAAAGAACTGACCGAAGGCAAAGGTGTCGATGTGGTTTACGACCCTGTCGGGGGAACGTTTTCAGAGCCAGCCTTACGCGGTACGGCATGGAACGGACGATTTTTGGTAGTGGGCTTTGCAGCCGGTGATATTCCAAAGATTCCCTTGAACCTTCCTTTGTTAAAGGGCGCTTCGATAGTAGGTGTTTTTTGGGGAGCTTTTGCGATGAAAAATCCCAAAGCAAATATGCAGAACAGTATGCAGTTGATGCAATGGCATGCCGAAGGAAAACTGAAACCGCATATTCACGCTATTTATGATTTAGCCGATACAGCGAAGGCACTGGAAGAAATGACCAATCGAAAGGTAAAAGGGAAGTTGATTGTGAAGGTTTAG
- a CDS encoding NADP-dependent oxidoreductase, with the protein MNKQLLFVKRPDGEADASTWSLKTNPIPEIKDGEVLVQQHYISLDPAMRGWMNEGKSYIEPMEIGSVMRAGSVGQVIEAKNHPHFKKGDYVSGYAGVQQYIATEGKGYFKVDPNLVPLPTYIGTLGMPGMTAYFGITEVGKIKEGDVVLVSGAAGAVGSIVGQVAKIKGSRVVGIAGGPEKCKYVVDELGFDACIDYKNENVKERLKQECPKGLDVYFDNVGGEILDIALGRLRMHARIVICGAISQYNNKEGMKGPSNYLSLLVNRATMQGMVVFDYADRYAEGAKILGEWMAQGKIKSREDIYEGIENFPETYNRLFTGDKMGKLVLKVIEE; encoded by the coding sequence ATGAACAAACAATTATTATTTGTGAAAAGACCTGACGGGGAAGCCGATGCTTCTACTTGGTCATTGAAAACAAACCCTATTCCTGAAATTAAGGACGGGGAAGTATTGGTACAACAGCATTATATCTCCTTGGATCCTGCCATGCGTGGATGGATGAACGAAGGAAAATCATATATAGAACCTATGGAAATCGGATCCGTAATGCGTGCCGGTTCGGTAGGTCAGGTAATCGAAGCGAAGAACCATCCCCACTTTAAAAAGGGCGATTATGTTTCGGGTTATGCCGGCGTACAGCAATATATTGCCACAGAAGGAAAAGGTTATTTTAAGGTAGACCCGAATTTAGTTCCACTGCCGACCTATATCGGTACCTTGGGAATGCCGGGAATGACCGCCTATTTTGGTATTACGGAAGTGGGCAAGATAAAGGAAGGTGATGTAGTTTTGGTTTCGGGAGCTGCAGGCGCTGTCGGAAGTATTGTAGGGCAGGTAGCCAAAATAAAGGGAAGCCGCGTAGTAGGCATCGCTGGTGGGCCGGAAAAATGCAAATACGTGGTCGATGAACTGGGTTTTGATGCTTGTATTGATTACAAAAATGAAAATGTAAAGGAAAGGCTTAAACAAGAATGCCCGAAAGGGTTGGATGTTTATTTCGATAATGTCGGGGGAGAAATTCTTGATATTGCTTTAGGCCGTTTGCGAATGCATGCCCGAATCGTGATTTGTGGTGCCATTTCGCAATACAACAACAAAGAAGGTATGAAAGGTCCTAGCAACTATTTATCCCTTTTGGTAAATCGTGCGACCATGCAAGGAATGGTCGTTTTTGATTATGCCGATCGTTATGCGGAGGGAGCCAAAATTCTTGGCGAATGGATGGCGCAGGGGAAAATAAAAAGTCGTGAGGATATCTATGAGGGAATCGAAAATTTCCCAGAAACATACAATCGACTTTTTACAGGTGATAAAATGGGGAAGCTGGTTTTAAAAGTAATTGAAGAGTAG
- a CDS encoding enoyl-CoA hydratase/isomerase family protein, translating into MEFKTLEITHKTNYAIVQMNRGKVNAINHEMVMELRAVFKALGEHEQVYGVVLTGQPHYFSAGLDLIELYQYDKDQITDFFGAFGALYLEMVQFKKPLISAITGHSPAGGCVLAVTCDNRYMAEGDKYVIGLNEVAVNIQISQNLTEIYAFWMGDGRASRYILEGKLLSGQEALEAGLVDELLPLANVLQRAEKQMQLYMKADQEILRNTKAKLREHLWNKLDLNAENSLKEASELWWKPEIRAKMKMYVESFSSKKK; encoded by the coding sequence ATGGAATTCAAAACACTAGAGATAACACACAAAACAAACTACGCCATTGTTCAGATGAACCGTGGTAAAGTCAATGCTATTAACCATGAGATGGTTATGGAACTTCGGGCCGTCTTCAAAGCGTTGGGTGAACATGAACAGGTATACGGCGTAGTCCTAACCGGCCAACCGCATTATTTTTCAGCCGGATTAGATCTGATAGAATTATATCAATATGACAAAGACCAAATCACGGACTTTTTTGGGGCGTTCGGGGCCTTGTACTTGGAGATGGTACAATTTAAAAAACCCCTTATTTCGGCAATAACGGGACATTCGCCTGCTGGAGGATGTGTGTTAGCGGTTACCTGCGACAATCGCTACATGGCAGAGGGCGATAAGTACGTCATTGGCCTGAACGAAGTTGCCGTAAACATTCAGATAAGTCAGAACTTAACCGAAATCTACGCATTTTGGATGGGCGATGGGCGCGCAAGCAGGTATATTCTGGAAGGGAAACTCCTCTCTGGTCAGGAAGCATTGGAAGCCGGATTGGTAGATGAGCTTTTGCCTTTGGCGAACGTCCTGCAGCGGGCTGAAAAGCAGATGCAGCTTTATATGAAAGCGGATCAGGAAATTCTTAGGAATACCAAAGCCAAACTTAGGGAACACCTCTGGAATAAGTTGGATTTGAATGCGGAAAACTCCCTAAAAGAAGCATCCGAACTCTGGTGGAAACCCGAAATACGAGCTAAAATGAAGATGTATGTAGAAAGTTTTTCGAGCAAAAAGAAATGA
- a CDS encoding SDR family NAD(P)-dependent oxidoreductase yields MNLKNKIVIITGAGSGIGAATAKLFGTHGAVVVASDINLNNAQKIAGDITEAGGIASAIKTDVTQYQEVEALIANTIEKHDRLDVIVNNAGIGGKEQLKTAEHTHDDWHNVIAVNQTGVFYCMKVALQHMMRQGHGNIVNVASLAGLKASGHNLSYSASKFAVVGMTKSAALEYARKNIRINAVCPGFTHSALLDQLLAVSPDMGEKLKRFIPMGRFGEADEIAEAICWLASENSKFITGQTITLDGGTSL; encoded by the coding sequence ATGAACCTAAAAAACAAAATAGTCATTATAACGGGTGCCGGAAGCGGTATTGGTGCGGCCACTGCCAAGCTTTTCGGAACCCATGGAGCCGTTGTTGTAGCTTCTGATATTAATTTGAACAACGCCCAGAAAATAGCCGGTGACATCACCGAGGCAGGAGGCATTGCATCTGCCATAAAGACCGATGTTACCCAATATCAGGAGGTGGAAGCCCTTATTGCAAATACAATCGAGAAACATGATAGGCTAGACGTTATAGTGAACAACGCGGGTATTGGAGGCAAAGAGCAATTAAAAACGGCTGAGCACACCCACGACGATTGGCACAATGTTATTGCCGTAAACCAGACGGGGGTATTTTACTGTATGAAAGTTGCCCTGCAACACATGATGAGACAAGGGCACGGCAATATCGTTAATGTAGCGTCTTTGGCAGGTTTAAAGGCCTCCGGACATAATCTATCCTACAGTGCGAGCAAATTTGCGGTAGTCGGCATGACCAAATCCGCTGCGCTGGAATACGCCAGAAAAAATATACGCATCAATGCGGTTTGTCCAGGGTTTACCCATTCAGCACTCTTAGATCAGTTGCTGGCGGTAAGTCCAGATATGGGGGAAAAATTAAAACGATTTATCCCTATGGGCCGATTTGGCGAGGCCGACGAAATCGCGGAGGCCATCTGTTGGCTGGCTTCTGAAAATTCAAAATTCATAACTGGCCAAACGATAACGTTGGACGGCGGAACATCATTATAA
- a CDS encoding DUF1330 domain-containing protein: protein MNENSYLEINIEQFNAFKQLPVNTPVVMLNLLKFKDVVTETGLSGEASYKEYMRQAAPFFAKANGEVLFLGKPRAMLIGPEDEYLWDKVLLIRYNTIVDFLAMVQAEGYPSHLRKQALEDSRLIHC, encoded by the coding sequence ATGAACGAGAATTCTTATTTGGAAATCAATATAGAACAGTTCAACGCATTTAAGCAATTGCCTGTGAACACGCCCGTGGTGATGTTGAATTTATTGAAATTTAAGGACGTGGTTACAGAAACGGGATTATCAGGAGAGGCATCCTACAAAGAATATATGCGGCAGGCCGCTCCCTTTTTTGCAAAGGCAAATGGCGAAGTTCTTTTTTTGGGGAAACCACGAGCAATGCTTATCGGTCCGGAAGATGAATATTTATGGGATAAAGTGTTACTTATAAGATATAATACGATTGTCGATTTTCTAGCGATGGTGCAAGCAGAGGGATATCCTTCCCATTTGAGAAAACAAGCTTTGGAAGACTCTAGATTGATTCATTGTTAG
- a CDS encoding phosphotransferase family protein, whose amino-acid sequence MNTKPVREGEELNQDDLKKFLLEHNLIADSNSELQVSQFSNGFSNLTYLLNIEERAYVLRRPPFAAPKRGHDMGREFKVIRNLNTVFDKTPKAFAYSEDTTILGAPFYVMSKVEGEILTAKEAHKRQVTPDEFRTISNTWLDTFVAFHNIDYNAAGLEDLGRPEGYIERQVTNWSKQYLAAATDDVPTAKKVMVWMQENQPKHYDHTIIHNDFKYDNVVFKDDSWKDIAAVLDWEMCTLGDPLMDLGTSLGYWTTAADPDFMKQGLQSPTVMPGNPIRTELVQQYATKSGRNIDNLIFYYAYGLFKIAVIAQQIYYRYKNGHTNDPKFAFLNKASELCCNTAWQAIQKKQIDNLF is encoded by the coding sequence ATGAACACAAAACCAGTTCGCGAAGGCGAGGAACTCAATCAAGACGATCTCAAGAAATTTCTTCTGGAGCATAACTTGATTGCAGATTCAAATAGCGAATTGCAAGTCAGTCAATTCTCGAATGGTTTTTCCAACCTTACTTATCTTTTAAACATTGAGGAAAGAGCATACGTTTTAAGACGTCCACCATTTGCTGCGCCCAAACGCGGGCATGACATGGGCAGGGAATTCAAGGTAATCCGTAACTTGAATACAGTTTTTGACAAAACACCCAAAGCATTTGCTTATAGCGAGGATACAACAATTCTTGGAGCTCCTTTTTATGTAATGAGCAAGGTCGAAGGGGAGATTTTGACAGCAAAGGAAGCTCACAAAAGACAGGTAACGCCCGATGAATTTAGAACCATTTCAAATACGTGGTTAGATACATTTGTGGCCTTTCACAATATCGATTACAACGCCGCGGGATTGGAAGATTTAGGACGACCGGAAGGGTATATCGAGCGTCAGGTGACCAATTGGAGCAAGCAGTATTTGGCTGCTGCAACAGATGATGTCCCAACCGCAAAAAAAGTGATGGTTTGGATGCAAGAGAATCAGCCCAAGCATTACGATCATACCATCATTCATAACGATTTTAAGTATGATAATGTGGTTTTTAAAGATGATTCTTGGAAGGACATCGCAGCTGTTTTAGATTGGGAAATGTGTACCTTAGGAGACCCCTTGATGGATTTGGGAACCTCTTTGGGCTATTGGACCACAGCTGCGGATCCGGATTTTATGAAACAAGGATTGCAGTCTCCCACCGTTATGCCCGGCAATCCGATACGCACGGAACTCGTACAGCAGTATGCGACCAAGAGTGGGCGGAATATTGACAATCTGATATTCTATTATGCCTATGGCCTGTTTAAAATAGCGGTCATAGCACAACAGATTTATTACCGATACAAGAATGGCCATACGAATGACCCAAAATTCGCTTTTTTAAATAAAGCATCCGAACTGTGTTGTAACACAGCGTGGCAGGCGATTCAGAAAAAGCAAATCGACAACTTATTTTAG
- a CDS encoding acyl-CoA dehydrogenase family protein — MNFEYTDKSKTLQEKLKQFIAKNVTPVENEVAAFHRDPANVWKKWPGLEALKQKAKDEGLWNLFLPIGYGDLSPGLTNLEYAPLAEIMGRILWSSEIFNCSAPDTGNMEVLAKYGTPEQQEKWLKPLMNGEIRSAFLMTEPDVASSDATNIETSIVADGNEYVINGTKWWSSGAMDPNCKITIVMGKTDFDAPRHLQQSMILVPMDTPGLQIVRPLSVFGYNDSPEGHAEIILDKVRVPKENLLVGEGQGFAIAQGRLGPGRIHHCMRLIGMAQRALEMMCERTTQRKPFGRTLDTYSSIRQDVANSVCEIEQTRLLVLSAADKMDRMGNKEAKDLIAMIKIVTPNMTLRVVDRAMQIMGGKGVSSDTPLAHFFAAARMLRLADGPDEVHMSQLGKNTIKKYTKE, encoded by the coding sequence ATGAATTTTGAATACACCGACAAATCAAAAACCCTTCAGGAAAAGCTAAAGCAGTTTATTGCAAAAAATGTTACTCCAGTAGAAAATGAGGTAGCAGCTTTCCACAGAGACCCCGCCAATGTATGGAAAAAATGGCCAGGTCTTGAAGCGCTAAAACAAAAGGCAAAAGACGAAGGTTTATGGAATCTTTTCCTTCCTATTGGGTATGGCGATTTGAGTCCAGGATTAACCAATCTGGAGTACGCCCCCTTGGCTGAAATTATGGGGCGGATTTTATGGTCTTCCGAAATATTCAATTGTAGCGCCCCCGATACCGGAAATATGGAAGTACTGGCCAAGTACGGTACGCCCGAGCAACAGGAAAAGTGGCTGAAACCCTTAATGAATGGGGAAATTCGTTCGGCATTTCTTATGACCGAGCCAGATGTCGCTTCTTCCGATGCGACAAATATCGAAACTTCGATTGTTGCTGATGGTAACGAGTATGTCATCAATGGTACAAAATGGTGGTCCTCCGGCGCGATGGATCCGAATTGCAAGATTACCATCGTCATGGGTAAAACCGATTTTGATGCGCCGCGACACCTACAACAAAGCATGATTTTGGTGCCTATGGATACGCCTGGATTGCAAATCGTGAGGCCTTTGTCCGTTTTTGGGTATAATGACTCCCCGGAAGGACACGCTGAAATAATCTTGGATAAGGTGCGCGTTCCGAAGGAAAATTTATTGGTCGGTGAAGGACAAGGCTTTGCCATCGCCCAAGGCCGTTTGGGGCCCGGACGGATTCATCATTGTATGCGCTTGATCGGTATGGCCCAACGGGCGTTGGAAATGATGTGCGAACGCACCACGCAACGCAAACCTTTCGGAAGAACCTTGGATACCTATAGCAGCATTCGTCAAGATGTTGCGAATTCCGTTTGTGAGATAGAACAAACACGGCTATTGGTGCTTTCCGCTGCGGATAAAATGGACAGGATGGGGAACAAAGAGGCGAAAGATTTGATTGCCATGATCAAAATCGTAACACCGAACATGACCTTGCGTGTGGTAGATAGGGCCATGCAGATTATGGGTGGGAAAGGGGTGAGCAGCGATACCCCTTTAGCGCACTTTTTCGCCGCCGCAAGAATGCTCAGATTGGCCGATGGCCCCGATGAGGTACATATGAGCCAGCTTGGTAAGAATACAATCAAAAAATATACAAAAGAATAA